From Halalkalicoccus sp. CG83, one genomic window encodes:
- a CDS encoding Nramp family divalent metal transporter yields MTLRDRLEAIGPGALVAAAFIGPGTVTTASVTGAQFGYALIWTLAFSVFATIVLQEMSARLGLVSREGLGEALRTQFDNPVLSGASVLLVVSAIGVGTAAFEAGNILGGAAGLAALTPVSAQIWGPLLGVVAALLLWSGRYELIERVLIGLVAVMGVSFLLTAILIRPDPAAIALGFVPAIPEGSIFLITGLIGTTVVGYNLFLHASSVQERWAGPADLAECRTDTVASIVLGGIITLGIMITAAAVFPVGTEIENVARMADQLEPLVGTYAKVFFSIGLFAAGFTSATTAPLAGAYATAGALGWERDLTSARFRAIWGTIIAVGVFFSAQGYSPVQAIVFAQVANGILLPVLAVFLIYVMNDRSILDEYVNTTPQNVLGGLVTLVVIGLGIRTLYTIALDLGVL; encoded by the coding sequence ATGACCCTCAGAGATCGGCTCGAAGCGATCGGCCCCGGCGCGCTCGTCGCCGCCGCCTTCATCGGCCCGGGGACGGTGACGACCGCGAGCGTGACCGGCGCGCAGTTCGGCTACGCGCTCATCTGGACGCTCGCCTTCTCGGTGTTCGCGACGATCGTCCTCCAGGAGATGAGCGCCCGCCTCGGGCTCGTCTCCCGTGAGGGGTTGGGCGAGGCGCTCCGCACACAGTTCGACAACCCCGTTCTCTCGGGGGCGAGCGTCCTGCTCGTGGTGAGCGCGATCGGCGTCGGCACCGCCGCCTTCGAGGCGGGCAACATCCTCGGCGGCGCCGCCGGGCTGGCCGCGCTGACGCCGGTGAGCGCGCAGATCTGGGGGCCGCTTCTGGGAGTCGTCGCGGCCCTGCTGCTGTGGAGCGGGCGGTATGAGCTGATCGAACGGGTACTCATCGGCCTCGTCGCGGTCATGGGCGTTTCGTTCCTGCTGACCGCGATCCTCATCCGGCCCGACCCCGCCGCGATCGCGCTGGGGTTCGTCCCGGCGATCCCCGAGGGCTCGATCTTCCTCATCACCGGCCTGATCGGGACGACGGTCGTCGGCTACAACCTCTTCCTGCACGCGAGCAGCGTCCAGGAGCGATGGGCCGGCCCCGCCGACCTCGCCGAGTGCCGGACCGACACGGTCGCCTCGATCGTCCTCGGGGGGATCATCACGCTCGGGATCATGATCACCGCGGCGGCGGTGTTCCCCGTCGGCACCGAGATCGAGAACGTCGCGAGGATGGCCGACCAGCTTGAGCCGCTCGTCGGCACGTACGCGAAGGTGTTCTTCAGTATCGGGCTGTTCGCGGCGGGCTTTACGAGCGCGACGACCGCACCGCTCGCGGGCGCGTACGCCACCGCCGGCGCGCTGGGCTGGGAGCGCGACCTCACGTCGGCACGGTTTCGGGCGATCTGGGGGACGATCATCGCCGTCGGCGTTTTCTTCTCCGCGCAGGGCTACAGCCCCGTCCAGGCGATCGTCTTCGCGCAGGTCGCGAACGGCATCCTCCTGCCCGTGCTCGCGGTGTTCCTCATCTACGTGATGAACGACCGATCGATCCTCGACGAGTACGTCAACACCACGCCCCAGAACGTGCTGGGCGGGCTC
- a CDS encoding ribbon-helix-helix protein, CopG family, whose amino-acid sequence MTDRVTVSLDEDARAALDSLVRETGKGQSEVVRRALAFYAANFEAATADASANLEEYHQMLSSGEHVLLDVDFLHCFLEYVTDAEGDPDPDFLEETDRVSDYHAREYESRFSDLGELLDWLSFCGFLTVRRTDDGTYHVVFPSESMKWFMTRFIERSTVSLPFDLRIESGVSKVLLTELPSDE is encoded by the coding sequence ATGACCGACCGCGTCACGGTATCGCTCGACGAGGACGCGCGCGCAGCGCTCGACTCGCTCGTCCGCGAGACCGGGAAGGGCCAAAGCGAGGTCGTCCGACGGGCACTGGCGTTCTACGCCGCGAACTTCGAGGCGGCGACCGCCGACGCCAGCGCCAATCTGGAGGAGTACCACCAGATGCTCTCGAGCGGCGAGCACGTGTTGCTCGACGTCGACTTCCTGCACTGCTTTCTCGAGTACGTCACCGACGCCGAGGGCGATCCCGACCCCGACTTCCTCGAGGAGACCGACCGCGTCTCCGACTACCACGCTCGCGAGTACGAGAGTCGCTTCTCGGATCTGGGCGAGCTGCTCGACTGGCTCTCCTTTTGTGGGTTCCTGACGGTACGCCGGACGGACGACGGGACCTACCACGTCGTCTTCCCCTCGGAGTCGATGAAGTGGTTCATGACCCGATTCATCGAGCGAAGTACCGTCTCGCTTCCGTTCGATCTGCGTATCGAGTCCGGCGTCTCGAAGGTGTTGCTAACGGAGCTGCCGAGCGACGAGTGA
- a CDS encoding group I truncated hemoglobin, with translation MLKTEGVLLTPPSVVVVRKKDSNVARMSDEEVTYDAGPTGDEEKIPEYEGKSLYERLGGVYGIAGAVDVLVDRLYENDAANENPAVQEFHENYGRAGFKYLVTAWAIEYSGGPEVYPGRGMEKAHEDLEVTERGFDVVRTEIKSTLYYVGVPHQEMKEFMDIIDVFRDRVVADEHRDESWEAP, from the coding sequence GTGCTGAAGACGGAGGGTGTACTCCTCACTCCCCCTTCGGTCGTCGTCGTGAGAAAAAAGGATTCGAACGTGGCTCGCATGAGTGACGAAGAAGTGACATACGACGCCGGGCCGACGGGTGATGAGGAAAAGATACCCGAATATGAGGGGAAATCGCTGTACGAGCGACTCGGTGGTGTCTATGGCATCGCTGGCGCGGTGGACGTCCTGGTCGACCGGCTGTACGAGAACGACGCAGCCAACGAGAATCCGGCAGTACAGGAGTTTCACGAGAACTACGGGAGAGCCGGCTTCAAGTACCTCGTGACGGCGTGGGCCATCGAGTACTCCGGTGGACCGGAGGTCTATCCGGGTCGGGGCATGGAAAAGGCCCACGAGGACCTCGAGGTGACGGAACGCGGCTTCGATGTCGTGCGCACCGAGATCAAGAGCACTCTCTACTACGTGGGCGTCCCCCATCAGGAGATGAAGGAGTTCATGGACATCATCGATGTGTTTCGGGACCGAGTGGTCGCCGACGAACACCGCGACGAGAGTTGGGAAGCACCGTAG
- a CDS encoding redox-regulated ATPase YchF yields MLSLALAGKPNAGKSTFYTAATRAEVDVANYPFTTIDPNRGVSYVRTECPCLDLEERCDNENCRDGKRYVPVELIDVAGLVPGAHEGKGLGNQFLDALTNADAIINVVDASGGTNAEGEPVDVGSHDPLEDVDFIEEEMDLWLAGIVDRNWEGVERQSRSPGFDIDEAVTEVLTGFGATEADVATVLRNLEYPSDPRQWTDGDREALARRVRELTKPIIVAANKADIAPEENLERLREIDKPIVPTTAEGELALRKGAEAGLIEYDPGDPDFEIVGELGEGQRRGLDGLRGVMSEWGDTGVQATLDAAVYDLLDRFTAYPVQNETKWTDGQGNVLPDAFLLPRGSTPHDLAYAVHSDIGEGYLHAVDARSKRRIGEDHELEEGDVIRIVSTN; encoded by the coding sequence ATGCTATCGCTCGCGCTCGCGGGCAAGCCCAACGCCGGCAAGTCCACCTTCTACACCGCGGCGACCCGCGCGGAGGTCGACGTCGCGAACTACCCGTTCACGACGATCGATCCCAACCGCGGGGTGAGCTACGTCCGCACGGAGTGTCCGTGTCTCGACCTCGAGGAGCGCTGTGACAACGAGAACTGCCGGGACGGCAAGCGCTACGTCCCGGTCGAGCTGATCGACGTCGCGGGGCTGGTGCCGGGCGCCCACGAGGGAAAGGGGCTCGGCAACCAGTTCCTCGACGCGTTGACGAACGCCGACGCGATCATCAACGTCGTCGATGCCTCCGGCGGGACGAACGCCGAGGGAGAGCCGGTCGACGTCGGCAGCCACGACCCGCTCGAGGACGTCGACTTCATCGAGGAGGAGATGGACCTCTGGCTCGCGGGGATCGTCGATCGCAACTGGGAGGGCGTCGAGCGCCAGTCGCGCTCGCCGGGGTTCGACATCGACGAGGCCGTCACGGAGGTACTGACGGGCTTCGGCGCGACCGAAGCCGACGTAGCGACCGTCCTTCGAAACCTGGAGTACCCCTCCGATCCGCGGCAGTGGACCGACGGGGATCGCGAGGCGCTCGCGCGGCGGGTCCGGGAGCTGACGAAACCGATCATCGTCGCCGCGAACAAAGCCGATATCGCACCCGAGGAGAACCTCGAACGGCTCCGCGAAATCGACAAGCCGATCGTCCCGACGACTGCGGAGGGCGAACTCGCGCTTAGGAAGGGCGCGGAGGCCGGTCTGATCGAGTACGACCCCGGCGATCCCGACTTCGAGATCGTCGGCGAGTTGGGCGAGGGCCAGCGCCGCGGGCTCGACGGACTCCGCGGGGTGATGAGCGAGTGGGGCGACACCGGCGTGCAGGCGACGCTCGACGCCGCCGTCTATGACCTCCTCGATCGCTTCACGGCGTATCCCGTCCAGAACGAGACGAAGTGGACCGACGGCCAGGGGAACGTACTGCCTGACGCCTTTCTGCTCCCCCGGGGGTCGACCCCGCACGACCTGGCGTACGCCGTCCACAGCGACATCGGCGAGGGCTACCTCCACGCCGTCGACGCCCGTTCGAAACGCCGGATCGGCGAGGACCACGAGCTAGAGGAGGGCGACGTGATCAGGATCGTGAGTACCAACTGA
- a CDS encoding Na+/H+ antiporter NhaC family protein, which produces MASEFGALSLVPPLVAIALAIITRRALLSLFIGVWSGGIIASGSLGIAQAFQWIVEAIGDDVFHAQIIVFVSLLGAGIALIWRMGGSIAVANYATSRLDSHRKVGIATWLLGMLWFFDDYANTAIVGSSMKDIADEVNMSREKLAYLLDSTAAPVATFGISSWVAFQISMIQTGYEAAGITDVAPSAFLTFLRSIPYNLYCLFALLLVGVVVISRRDFGEMLDAEHRAQTTGKVNRDGANPLQSMKDDLGSVETESPTLLTFLVPLAVLVVIVVVGAIQTGYSPGASALEVAENADFIGALVWGSFGMAATALVLAIGLGILDLAEGMETVLDGFGIMLHAIAILVLAWSIGAVAEALGTGEYVTGIAQGLITPTLLPIVILFTAGFISFSIGTSWGTMAIVTPIAIPVAWEISGGSSEMLAVATGAVFSGAIFGDHCSPISDTTVLSSTFAGADHIDHVRTQIYYALTAAAVATLGYLLYGLTGLSQIVLIPVGLVVLITVVYALSELDSRRKNVSASPFAARERDSPADD; this is translated from the coding sequence ATGGCATCCGAGTTCGGGGCACTGTCGCTCGTACCGCCGCTGGTCGCGATCGCGCTCGCGATCATCACCCGGCGTGCGTTGCTATCGCTGTTCATCGGCGTCTGGTCGGGCGGAATCATCGCCTCGGGCAGCCTCGGCATCGCCCAGGCGTTTCAGTGGATCGTCGAGGCGATCGGCGACGACGTCTTTCACGCCCAGATCATCGTCTTCGTCTCGCTGCTGGGCGCTGGGATCGCGCTCATCTGGCGGATGGGCGGGTCGATCGCGGTCGCGAACTACGCGACGAGCCGTCTCGACTCCCATCGGAAGGTCGGAATCGCGACGTGGCTCCTGGGTATGCTCTGGTTCTTCGACGACTACGCCAACACCGCCATCGTCGGCTCCTCGATGAAGGACATCGCCGACGAGGTGAACATGTCCCGCGAGAAGCTCGCCTACCTGCTTGACTCGACCGCCGCACCCGTCGCGACGTTCGGCATCTCGAGCTGGGTCGCCTTCCAGATCAGCATGATCCAGACGGGCTATGAGGCGGCGGGAATCACCGACGTCGCCCCCTCGGCGTTCCTCACCTTCCTGCGGAGCATCCCGTACAACCTCTACTGTCTCTTCGCGCTGTTGCTGGTCGGGGTGGTCGTCATCTCGCGGCGCGACTTCGGGGAGATGCTCGACGCCGAACACCGCGCTCAGACCACCGGCAAGGTCAATCGCGACGGGGCGAACCCGCTCCAGAGCATGAAGGACGATCTGGGCTCCGTCGAGACGGAGTCGCCGACCCTGTTGACGTTCCTGGTGCCGTTGGCCGTGCTGGTGGTCATCGTCGTGGTCGGGGCGATCCAGACCGGCTACTCGCCGGGCGCCTCCGCGCTGGAGGTAGCCGAGAACGCGGACTTCATCGGCGCGCTCGTCTGGGGCTCGTTCGGGATGGCCGCGACCGCACTCGTCCTGGCGATCGGACTGGGCATCCTCGACCTGGCTGAGGGGATGGAGACCGTCCTCGACGGGTTCGGGATCATGCTCCACGCGATCGCCATCCTCGTGCTCGCGTGGTCGATCGGCGCGGTCGCGGAGGCGCTCGGCACCGGCGAGTACGTGACCGGCATCGCCCAGGGTCTCATCACGCCGACGCTGCTGCCGATCGTGATCCTGTTCACCGCGGGGTTCATCTCCTTCTCGATCGGCACCTCCTGGGGGACGATGGCGATCGTCACCCCGATCGCGATCCCGGTGGCCTGGGAGATCTCCGGCGGCTCCTCGGAGATGCTCGCGGTCGCCACCGGCGCCGTGTTCTCGGGAGCGATCTTCGGCGACCACTGCTCGCCGATCTCCGACACCACCGTCCTCTCCTCGACGTTCGCCGGCGCGGACCACATCGACCACGTCCGCACCCAGATCTACTACGCGCTGACCGCGGCCGCGGTCGCCACACTGGGCTACCTGCTGTACGGGCTGACCGGCCTCTCACAGATCGTCCTCATTCCGGTCGGGCTGGTGGTGCTCATCACGGTCGTCTACGCGCTCTCCGAGCTGGATTCGCGCCGCAAGAACGTCTCGGCGTCGCCGTTCGCCGCTCGCGAGCGCGACTCGCCGGCCGACGACTGA
- a CDS encoding carboxylate--amine ligase, with product MADRFLEFDELLDRVEEHSFVRAPAIVCNAHITGLGVSRALARHDVPVIALDRTGDGVAPSSSAVTFAGRVTYPLDNLEGFRADVEAIADAIDHEPVAFGCMDEWVHAFADAEPAGVRLPFAEREVVDAVLDKESLYGLAAELEVPFPETYRLAGIGGESPAAAEALGDPIEPEEALDRLEFPFVLKPARKREFEEAVGTNVIEVEDEEEYAEVIATAREADIRVMAQEAVPIAQGEDCSLASYVPPTDEGEPLAFVGNPLVRYPRAFGTSCVVERVDRPEIEERAVSVLSETGYHGISESEFVYDSDRKEYVLLDVNTRPWKWIGLPVTAGANLPMAAYADATGAEYEPAEPNDSARWVYLPDYLELLATDETFGDVLSEAEWTALVSGAFEEDDGLATGVYSPSDPGPTYDVIRTEFGGIEYYCSC from the coding sequence ATGGCCGATCGATTTCTGGAGTTCGACGAACTCCTCGACCGGGTGGAGGAGCACTCGTTCGTCCGCGCGCCGGCGATCGTCTGTAACGCTCACATCACCGGCCTGGGCGTCTCTCGGGCGCTCGCGCGCCACGACGTTCCCGTGATCGCGCTCGACCGTACCGGCGACGGGGTCGCGCCGTCCTCCTCGGCGGTCACGTTCGCCGGGCGGGTGACGTACCCGCTCGATAACCTCGAGGGATTTCGAGCCGACGTCGAGGCGATCGCCGACGCGATCGATCACGAGCCGGTCGCCTTCGGCTGTATGGACGAGTGGGTCCACGCGTTCGCCGACGCCGAGCCGGCGGGCGTTCGCCTGCCCTTCGCCGAGCGGGAGGTCGTCGACGCGGTCCTCGACAAGGAGTCGCTCTACGGCCTCGCGGCCGAACTCGAGGTCCCCTTCCCCGAGACCTACCGCCTCGCGGGGATCGGCGGCGAGTCGCCCGCGGCCGCCGAGGCGCTCGGCGATCCGATCGAGCCCGAGGAGGCCCTCGACCGCCTCGAGTTCCCGTTCGTCCTCAAGCCCGCACGGAAACGGGAGTTCGAGGAGGCGGTCGGGACGAACGTCATCGAGGTCGAGGATGAGGAGGAGTACGCGGAGGTGATCGCGACCGCCCGCGAGGCCGATATCCGCGTGATGGCCCAGGAGGCGGTCCCGATCGCGCAGGGCGAGGACTGCTCGCTCGCCTCCTACGTCCCGCCGACCGACGAGGGCGAGCCGCTGGCGTTCGTCGGCAATCCGCTCGTGCGCTATCCGCGCGCGTTCGGCACCTCGTGTGTCGTCGAGCGTGTCGACCGTCCCGAGATCGAGGAACGCGCGGTCTCGGTGCTCTCCGAGACTGGCTACCACGGCATCAGCGAGTCGGAGTTCGTCTACGATAGCGACCGGAAGGAGTACGTCCTGCTCGACGTCAACACCCGCCCCTGGAAGTGGATCGGCCTGCCCGTGACGGCGGGCGCGAACCTGCCGATGGCCGCCTACGCCGACGCGACCGGAGCGGAGTACGAACCTGCTGAACCGAACGACAGCGCCCGCTGGGTCTACCTGCCCGACTACCTCGAACTGCTCGCGACCGACGAGACCTTCGGCGACGTGCTCTCGGAGGCCGAGTGGACCGCGCTCGTCTCCGGCGCGTTCGAGGAGGACGACGGGCTCGCGACCGGCGTCTACTCGCCGTCGGATCCCGGTCCCACCTACGACGTGATCAGAACGGAGTTCGGCGGGATCGAGTACTACTGCTCCTGCTAA